The Thermoplasmata archaeon genomic interval GAACCGACGGAGGTGACGGAGAGGGCCTTCCACTTGTACTCCATAGGGCGGGCCATGAATCGGCTTGCGGTATTAAAGGGGCGGCGGCATGGCGGCCCCTGGCGATGACGTTGGGTGCGCCGCCGGGGAGGCTCTCGATGTCCGTCGCCCACCTCGCCCCACTGGAGTTGCGCTCGCCGATAGTGAACTCAATCGCTTCGAGGCCTCGTAGCTCTGCAAGGCCTTCGTAGACCTCTATTCGGACTGGAACCCTGTCTCGAAGGTTTTCTCCAGGTCGACGGTGTTTGCCGCGCTAATTGGCACGTTCGTCGGCGGGAGATGATGAAATCCCTTCGAGGCAATCGAACTCTCGCTGACCACGTCCTCGCTTGCGGTTGCATTACTCTGCAGAGGGGTCGGAAGCTGGCGTCATTCCTGTTATTGCCGTCTCGGTACCGGTTGCCCGTTCATAAAGGGCTTCAGGCATGCGTAGACAGCGAAGTTGTAAGGAGTAGGCACGTTGAAGGCTCGGCCCAGCCTTACGACCGCCCCATTCAAAGCCTCCAGTTCCAGGCGCTTTCCGGACACAAGGTCATAATACATCGACCCTCGCACATCTGGACCCATCCTTCCCGCCGTCGAGAAGGCTCTCTCAACGGAATCTGCGGAGAGTGCGATTCCCTTCTTCAGCGCAACGCTTGCGGCCTCAGACATCACAGACTTCAGGAATGCCGCCGTTTCCTGGGTCGCCAGTATGGTTCCCAGAGGGAGCCTTGTCACGGTCGTCACTCCGTTCACACCACAAATGAAGACGAACTTCTCCCACAGAGCCTGCCGCACGTTCGGGTGCACTTCCGCGTGAATTCCCGATCGAGCAAGACAGTCTTGGACCGCTTCTACACGGGTCGTCAAACCACCTTCGAGTTCGCCGAAGATCAATCTCACGGAGGCTGACTTAAGGTCAATGATTCCGGGTTCATCGACTGCAACGGACATATACGCTAGTCCCCCGAGAAGATGTCTCTCTCCGAGTACTCGACAGAGTCTGTCCGCGGTGTCGACGCCGTTCTGGATTGGAAGGACCACGGTTCTGGGTCCGACTATCGGTTTGATCGTCTCCACTGCCGTATCGACGTCATAGGTCTTCACACAGAACATGATGAGGTCCACATCGTGCCGAATGCTGCCTACATCCCCTGTGGCCTTGACCTTCAATTGGACGTCGTCCTGGGCAGGTGACTTTATCGTAAGTCCTCGTTGACGCATCGCGTCTAGCTGGGCGCCTCGTGCAACAAATGTAACGTCCTCCCCTCCGCGTGCAAGCAATCCCCCGAGATAGCCACCGGTCGCACCTGCGCCCATGACGACAATGTGAATCGAAATCACCTCCGAACAGCAAGATGTACCATGTGGGCCATGTTACTTTGCGTTTCTCTGGCTATGTTCAGAACGCGCCTCACTTTCCGAGGAACGCGGCCCCCGCGCGCCATGTTCGGAGCTGGCGTGCAAGCACTCCCGCCACCGGTCCGTCTAGGGCCGGGACCGGCGTTTGCCTTTCCGAGGTACCGGAAGGCAGTCCACTCGCGAGGCTTATGCGAGCTCGTGTCCATGCGGGAGCTGGGGAACAGCCACGAGCGCGTTCAGGCCCCGAGAGATTCTGAACCCCAGGATTCTGAGTCTCCGCGGCGTCCAACGGAGGAAGTCCAAGTGGGGCGACCGTCCTGCCTACTACGTCGACGGACAGGAATTCGTCCACTTCCATAACCCGCGCGAACTCGACATCCGGCTCACGAGGCGCCTTGGACGGCTCGGCGAAGGGCGACTCCGAGAGGACCCGAGGGTTCGATTCAGGAAGGGGGCGTCCGACTGGATCGCGTTCACTGTACGGACGAAAGGCGATGCAGAGTTCGCGTTCCAGATCATTCGTCTGGCCTGGGAGGCCAACCGGAGAAGTTAGCACTCGGGTCCACGAGTATGCCGAATACTCGGCGCACGCCCCTTCCAAAGGAAGCGAGATGGTGGCACGGTCAGGGAGTTCCCGGCCTCGATGAATGTCCTCTCCCGCGCCGAACCCGTGTACCGCGACCTGAAGGGATGGCCCGAGCTGAGCGAGGAACAATTGATCGACATCGCGAAGAGGGGTACGAGGGGCCTGCCCGAAGCGCCGATGCGGTACCTCCGTGCGTCGAGCCGCAGCTCCAGGTGCGGGTGAAGATCGCCTCCGTAGGGCGGCCCCGTGCCGCGACGGTAGCCCTGGGCCGCTTACCGCGGCACCCGTGCATCCGCTCCCATGGCCCCGACGAGTTGCGGGTGTGTCTGCGACCGTCGTTCCAGGGATCGCAGAGGTCCGAGAAGCCGCTTCCATCAGGGGCTGTCTGCGGTCGCGCTGAGACGCGCCGTCCCGGGCTTGATCGCTCTCATGACCACGAAAGATCCGCGCCCGTGTCCCTCCGTGGTGGGTTCGACGTCCCGGATCTGATCGAGGGGGTGGAAGATCGTCTGGGCGTAGGCGAAGCCGTGGAACCCCTCTCGTTCCATGCTGCCCGCGAGCTCCCCGGCCGAGTAGAACGTTGCCGTCCGATAGAAGGGGTTCTCCGCCTTCCGATTCGCGTATTCGTGCCCCAGGGGGCTCTCCCGATCTACGAATCCGACGAGGATGGCTCCGCCGGGCCGAAGTACCCGGTGGGCCTCCCGAAGCGACGCTGCCAAGTCGTCAACGAAGCAGATCGTCGTCACGAAAAGGGCGCCCTCGAAGGCGCCGTTGGCAAAGGGAAGAGCCTCGGCCGCACCACGAACGACGACGATGCCCCGTCGCCGTGCAATCCGCCCCATCGCCGCCGACGGCTCCACGCCCATCCCCACGCCTAGGGGCGCCGCGAAGCGACGCCCGGATGGAAGCGCATGCATCGAGCAAATCTGGAATCGATCTACGAAGAGGCCTGTCGGACGCGCCAGCGGTCGTCCGAATAGAATGTCTCCTCGCACCTCATCCCGTTTCTGACGCTCCGAACCCGCTGGTCCCTGGACGGAATTCGAGAGTGCCTCGGCGCTCTCTTCGCTACACCCCGGTACTCCGTTTGCGCTCCTTCAGATCTCCGAATCGGGGAAAGACCGACGAAGGTCTGGCCCACAGAACCTCCGTCGAGGCGATTCTCCGGCGCCGCAGGTCGCTCCTTGGTCTCCTTTGAGGGAAAACGAGGATGTCGTGACGGCGGACTTCGTGGCGAGGAGTCTTCACTTTGGACGGGGACCATCGCAGCGGCCCTTTTCTCCCGTGAAATGGTCTGCGGACGAGCTATTCGGCACGCGTGTCGAGTAGAGGACTATGCGGCACGGCGAGCCCGAGCCGAAATCGGACCTCGCGGGTTCGCCGTCACATGCATTCGAACCCTGAGACGAAGGCAAGCAATCGGTCTCGAAGACGATACGAGCCCCGCGCGCGTGACCAGAGCCGCCATGACCCTCACCCGAGGGGAGAGAGTACTCTACCAGCAGATCCACCCTGCGAAGCTTGCCACGGACTGGGGCACAACCCTCACGGGCACCTATCTGCTCTGGGAGCACGAGCTGCTCCTGGGTCTGGCGGTCGTATTCATCCCCGCCATCGCCGCGACGGCGCTCATCGCGGCGTATGCGGACTTGAAGCGACTCCGGGACTCGCCGTTCGGGGCGTACGTGCGAGCCTACATGTCTCCGGCGATGCAGGGCGTCCGAGCACTCGGAGCCGCGGTCATGCTCCTTGGAGCCTGGTTCCAAGTCGTCTGGGCCCATCCTCTTGGCGTAGTGATCATTCTTCTGGGCTGGTTCCGGGGGATCCTCCAGCCGACCGATCCTTTGAAGGATCACTGATTACAAGGCATGAATCTTACCGGTCCCGCCGTCCAGAACCTCTGCCGCGCGTGCCGAGGCCCATGGTGTCCTTGGTGCACCCAAAGTCAAAAGCTTTAGGGGTCGGGCTCGCCCTCACATGATGTAGCTCTGGACGAGGGGGATCAGGGCTCCCATCACGATGAAGCTCACGAACATGCACGCATTGTCGATGGCGTAGACCGCCGCAGGCCGCTTCTCGAAGAACACGGACGGCGCGCTTGTGGTGGCCACGAATCCCAGCCAGATCAGGAACCCAATGATTGCCCCGTCCAGCGCCTTCGTGATGCTGAGTTCCTGGAGGAACCAGGCGAGGAACGCGGCGAGGAGCAGGTTCGTGAAGAAGGCCGCGACAATGGCCTTGCCCTGGCCTTTCATCCCTTCCTGCTGCTGGGCCTCCGTCCTACCCAGGGCCCTCATCCATCGGCGTCCGAACACCGGGCGTGCATACCAAATCATTACGATGATCATGGTCACGATGGTCGCGACGACGAAGGACACCACGAAGCCGGTAGTCAAGGATAGCATGAGGGCCATGGCTTACTCCTCCCGGAAACGGGAGCCACCATTCTCGCTATAAAACTGCGCACGCGTCGTAGGGAAATGTCTATCGAAGCCGGGCTTTGTCGCTCCCATATTCTATCACTGTGGAATCCCGCGGAAGAGACGCCGACCGAGCAGGGACCAGCGAGGGACTCCAGAACCCGCGAGAGTGTCACGATTGGAATCGGGATATCTTAGGGGAGGCGGAAGCCAAGCGAAAGGAGTCCGGAGGCGAGTTCTGGACGGGAACCAAGACCGCCATCGTTGCTGTGGTGGTCTTCTTGCTGGCGTTCTTCCTGTCCGTTGTCTTGTTGGCTTCTCTTGAACCAGCTGCTCCCATCCCTCACGTATTGAGGTCGTGAGGCCGTCCTCTGCCGCGAAACCGGTCCGGGTCGGTCCCGCGATTCACTTCTGAGCGAAGACTTTCACAGTCGCCTCGCCGGTGGTCGGATTGGCGCTTCCTTCGAGCCGTCCCTTGGCCGCGTTGAGCCAGGCGAACTTCTTCGATGCCGTCTGGAAGCTACATGTCCCTTCCAAGCGGTTCGTCGTCGGGTTCAGGATGTTCCCGGTTCCCCGTCCCTGGAGGAGGATCACGTCGCCCTCCGTGATCATCTCCATGGCCCGAAGCTCAAATTCGGAGGGGCCGTCCGGCTTGTACAGCAAATCGACAGTGTCCAAATGGGAGGCATTGTACAGGCCTTTCATTCGACCCTGGCTATTCTGGGAGCCTCGAACGCCCTCGCGCCCGATCTTCTGGATGGTCGTCGACGTCATCTTCGTGGTCAACTCGCCCACCAACTCTTCTGGCATGTTCTCCGCAACCTCCCTCCTAATCCACGCGAATACGTTTCAAGCCTGATACGGGTTTCGGCCCCCCGCCGCTAGGCGGAGAAGGACAGGGTGCCCCGCCCCCGTTCGCCCCCGAGGTCGGCCGGAAGGGCTATGCCGCGAGGAACGGATAGGCGACATGCGATGGCGCAACCTGTGGCGATTCGGGCTGCGACGGTCAACGACTACTCTCGGTGCTTGCCCCTGTTTGATTCCCTGTACCACGGGGACCTCGGCCCGGACTTCAAGCGAACCTTCGAAGACTACGTCGCAGGAGGCGTTGTCCTCGTCGCGGAGCGATCTCGGAAGCTCGTAGGAGTCCTCGTGGGGAGTTACCGTCTCGACATGGACTGGGAAGGAAGGACCGCCACACTCGACGCGTTGGTCGTGGATGAGACGCAGAGAAGGGGAAAAGTCGGGACAGGCCTCGTGGAGCGGTTCGTCTCGCTGGCTCAGGGGCAGGGGTGCAAGGCGGTCAAGTCGAGAGTCAACGAGAAGAACACACAAGCACAGCGCTTCCACGAGAGCCTCGGCTTCACACGGTCACCCACCTACGAATACACCGTGGACTTGGCAGAGCCACGCTGAAATCGAGGACCTGGCAGCAAGGCGAGGACCCGGGAAGTGCCGCCCCGTTCGCCCCCCCGAGCCCGACGGGCGGTCGTGGCACGCGCGGGGGACGGCGAGGGAGGCGGCCGGAAGACGTATCGTCTGAGAAGTCGGTAGGGCTTTCTCTGGCGGAGGGAACCGTACGCAGAACCGGCTCGCCGTCGTCGTGGGCGTCGTCGCCGTCGCACTCGCGGTCGCGGCGCTCGGTGGCCCGTGGTGGGCAATGAGCTTTGGCCCTCCATCCGGCACTCCCGACATGACTCTTGGGTACGAGCCGTTCGGGGCGTGGAGCGCCTGTTCGTCACCTCACGTGATCTGCACCGTAATCCCTGGGAATCGTTCGTATGGCGGAGTCTTGCCGTTGTGGTTGGTCCTCTTCTCCGGGGCGATTCTCTCGGCCGGAGGCATCGCCTGCGGCGCCGTCATGGTCGCCCTTG includes:
- a CDS encoding DUF1761 domain-containing protein, with translation MALMLSLTTGFVVSFVVATIVTMIIVMIWYARPVFGRRWMRALGRTEAQQQEGMKGQGKAIVAAFFTNLLLAAFLAWFLQELSITKALDGAIIGFLIWLGFVATTSAPSVFFEKRPAAVYAIDNACMFVSFIVMGALIPLVQSYIM
- a CDS encoding GNAT family N-acetyltransferase, which encodes MAQPVAIRAATVNDYSRCLPLFDSLYHGDLGPDFKRTFEDYVAGGVVLVAERSRKLVGVLVGSYRLDMDWEGRTATLDALVVDETQRRGKVGTGLVERFVSLAQGQGCKAVKSRVNEKNTQAQRFHESLGFTRSPTYEYTVDLAEPR
- a CDS encoding class I SAM-dependent methyltransferase, whose product is MHALPSGRRFAAPLGVGMGVEPSAAMGRIARRRGIVVVRGAAEALPFANGAFEGALFVTTICFVDDLAASLREAHRVLRPGGAILVGFVDRESPLGHEYANRKAENPFYRTATFYSAGELAGSMEREGFHGFAYAQTIFHPLDQIRDVEPTTEGHGRGSFVVMRAIKPGTARLSATADSP
- a CDS encoding 2-dehydropantoate 2-reductase, which gives rise to MISIHIVVMGAGATGGYLGGLLARGGEDVTFVARGAQLDAMRQRGLTIKSPAQDDVQLKVKATGDVGSIRHDVDLIMFCVKTYDVDTAVETIKPIVGPRTVVLPIQNGVDTADRLCRVLGERHLLGGLAYMSVAVDEPGIIDLKSASVRLIFGELEGGLTTRVEAVQDCLARSGIHAEVHPNVRQALWEKFVFICGVNGVTTVTRLPLGTILATQETAAFLKSVMSEAASVALKKGIALSADSVERAFSTAGRMGPDVRGSMYYDLVSGKRLELEALNGAVVRLGRAFNVPTPYNFAVYACLKPFMNGQPVPRRQ